One window of the Camelina sativa cultivar DH55 chromosome 1, Cs, whole genome shotgun sequence genome contains the following:
- the LOC104793191 gene encoding histone deacetylase 6-like codes for MANKSTPSSSSSPPVVADETQDWMVGAGSGWVEARTSCDHLNSLSSDLIHLPTPDTPCSRCQNPVENWLCLCCKEVLCSRFVNRHMLMHHQQTGHCLALSYSDLSVWCFCCEAYLDAQIILQLRPIHQAAYILKFGEAPPLPQL; via the exons ATGGCGAACAAATCAACGccgtcctcctcctcttctcctccC GTAGTTGCAGATGAAACGCAAGACTGGATG GTCGGAGCCGGGTCGGGTTGGGTCGAAGCTCGTACATCTTGTGATCACTTGAACTCTCTTTCTTCCGATTTGATTCACTTACCAACTCCTGATACTCCTTGTTCAAG GTGCCAAAATCCAGTAGAGAACTGGTTATGCCTTTGTTGTAAAGAGGTTCTATGCAGCCGTTTCGTGAACAGGCACATGCTTATGCATCATCAACAAACTGGTCACTGCCTCGCACTCAGTTATAG TGACTTGTCGGTATGGTGCTTCTGCTGCGAGGCGTATCTTGATGCTCAGATCATATTGCAGCTGAGACCAATTCACCAGGCTGCTTACATTCTTAAATTTGGCGAGGCCCCTCCTTTACCCCAACTCTGA
- the LOC104709183 gene encoding uncharacterized protein LOC104709183 — MFCFLFGWRKTSKCKSVVKQLQCRLKLLKNKKYAISTHYRHDIAQLLRIGERDRALHRAQQLYLDENLMSLYHLLLHFSGIILLNLSYIRRRKDLPDGINEAVSTLVFASARCGDLHELRALRILFGARYGQHFVDTALNLLPGNCVNPQVIEKLSMTTVSYDAKSKLLGEIAAEHGLRLEVLALQYTPEFHKQVLKSEEAEEEKEVMGSDSYQPECASQKADSEADVYKFTLTDGDVNEKQENSGGKAPRDQRKACDDEDYFIEEEVVEKDQSVFRFKETDEERKERRRSRRKARSSASSSPIAKDMECWRYYYKGKRSRQRRACGHCYHIVYNVFTMLPDQKGNGGDREISLKEAKHVHPKLPDYDQIVAHFTALRKQQKHMRSP; from the exons atgttttgttttttgtttggatggCGAAAGACATCCAAGTGTAAGAGTGTAGTGAAACAGCTTCAATGTCGTTTAAAGCTgctcaagaacaagaaatacGCTATTTCAACACACTATCGACACGACATAGCTCAGTTGCTTCGCATTGGTGAACGAGACCGTGCTCTTCATAGGGCTCAACAGCTCTACCTTGATGAGAATCTCATGTCTCTCTACCACTTGTTGCTTCACTTCTCCGGCATAATCCTCCTCAACCTCTCCTACATTCGGAGACGTAAAGACCTTCCTGATGGCATCAACGAAGCCGTCTCAACACTTGTCTTTGCCTCTGCGAGATGTGGAGACTTGCATGAGCTACGAGCCTTGAGGATTCTTTTTGGTGCGCGTTATGGGCAACACTTTGTGGATACGGCTCTTAATCTTCTGCCTGGCAATTGTGTCAACCCTCAG GTTATAGAGAAACTCTCCATGACCACAGTATCGTATGATGCCAAGTCCAAACTGTTGGGTGAGATAGCAGCGGAGCACGGCCTTCGTCTAGAAGTTTTGGCACTGCAATACACTCCGGAATTTCACAAACAG GTACTAAAAAGCGAGGaggcagaagaagagaaagaagtcaTGGGTTCGGATTCTTATCAGCCAGAGTGTGCATCACAAAAGGCTGATAGCGAGGCAGACGTGTATAAGTTCACTCTCACGGATGGGGATGTAAATGAAAAGCAAGAAAATAGTGGTGGTAAAGCACCAAGGGATCAGAGAAAAGCATGTGATGATGAGGATTATTTCATAGAGGAAGAAGTGGTGGAAAAAGATCAGAGCGTGTTCAGATTCAAAGAGACTgacgaagaaagaaaagagagaaggaggtCAAGGAGAAAAGCAAGATCATCAGCATCAAGCAGTCCAATAGCCAAAGACATGGAGTGTTGGAGGTACTACTACAAGGGAAAGAGAAGTCGTCAAAGGAGAGCATGTGGTCACTGTTACCATATAGTGTACAACGTGTTTACAATGTTGCCGGATCAAAAGGGTAATGGAGGAGATAGAGAAATAAGTTTAAAGGAAGCTAAGCATGTTCATCCTAAGCTTCCAGACTATGATCAGATTGTTGCTCACTTTACTGCTCTtaggaaacaacaaaaacatatgcGTTCACCATAA
- the LOC104709201 gene encoding B3 domain-containing protein At2g33720-like codes for MKMALPSAASNTQYLFYSNSSENPTVSTNLCLSFCENSKKRNPDDSAMVSWTPSENRLTKEERKIKQLRNLTITNEERAKEEWYGVSTELALFKDMWIIKKVLTPSDLGQLSRLLLHTVPIEDHIIKYLNKDEKVNVQDGLGITVDVYDHDTESTYELLLKRWTTLHSYVLNGGWCCP; via the coding sequence ATGAAGATGGCTCTTCCCTCTGCTGCATCGAATACTCAATACTTGTTCTACAGTAATTCATCGGAAAACCCTACGGTCTCCACGAATCTGTGTTTGTCGTTTTGTGAAAACTCTAAGAAGAGGAACCCTGATGATTCAGCCATGGTTTCTTGGACACCAAGCGAAAACAGATtaactaaagaagaaagaaagatcaagCAATTGAGGAACCTCACGATCACGAATGAAGAAAGGGCAAAGGAAGAATGGTACGGTGTTTCAACAGAACTGGCACTATTCAAAGATATGTGGATCATCAAGAAGGTATTAACCCCTAGCGATCTTGGCCAGCTTagccgtcttcttcttcacactgTCCCCATTGAGGACCACatcatcaaatatctcaacaagGATGAAAAGGTTAACGTGCAGGATGGGTTAGGAATCACGGTCGATGTGTATGACCACGACACTGAATCTACGTACGAGCTGCTTCTAAAGAGATGGACCACGTTGCATAGTTATGTTTTAAACGGTGGATGGTGTTGTCCGTAG
- the LOC104793209 gene encoding uncharacterized protein LOC104793209, producing the protein MKKKKIKIGKDGGDKREYCQPSQNLPTVPSSRRLQKDEEDRKSSQKAMEKRDVEMQLWKDNSETLFNNVNNFLVNHKVGKKASLDEVENQKSSSIEQDGEPAVGRTEQDYSAKKVPRECLIRQGDVMVIKRESPSKKKGCLPHRKSGA; encoded by the coding sequence atgaagaagaagaaaatcaaaataggAAAAGATGGTGGTGACAAAAGAGAGTATTGTCAACCTTCACAAAATTTACCAACAGTACCTTCAAGTAGAAGGCTCcaaaaggatgaagaagatagaaaatcttctcaaaagGCAATGGAGAAAAGGGATGTGGAGATGCAGTTGTGGAAGGATAATTCTGAAACATTGTTCAACAATGTCAACAATTTCTTGGTAAATCACAAGGTTGGAAAGAAGGCATCACTTGATGAAGTTGAGAATCAGAAGAGTTCTTCAATTGAACAAGACGGAGAACCCGCTGTTGGAAGAACAGAGCAAGACTACTCAGCAAAAAAGGTTCCAAGGGAATGCTTGATACGTCAAGGAGACGTGATGGTGATCAAAAGAGAGTCACCAAGCAAGAAAAAGGGATGCTTACCTCATAGAAAAAGTGGAGCATAA
- the LOC104793149 gene encoding BTB/POZ domain-containing protein NPY2-like, protein MKFMKISSKPDSFKTDGNNARYVENELASDISVNVDGSRFCLHKFPLLSKCACLQKLLSSTDEVDISGIPGGPTAFETCAKFCYGMTVTLSAYNVVATRCAAEYLGMHEVVEKGNLIYKIDVFLNSSLFRSWKDSITVLQTTKPFLPLSEDLKLVSLCIDAIASKVCVDVSHVEWSYTYNRKKLPEEISGADQIKAREVPHDWWVEDLCELEIDYYKRVIMNIKTKYRLGGKVIGEALKAYAYRRLLGFNKGVMEQGDLLKHKTIIETLVWLLPAEKDSVSCGFMLKLLKAVTMVNSGEPVKEQLVRRIGQQLEEASMAELLIKSHQGSETLYDVELVQKIVMEFMRRDQNSEIEVQDDDDGFEVQEVRKLPGILSEASKLMVVKLIDSYLTEIAKDPNLPASKFIDLAEIVTSISRPAHDGLYRAIDMFLKEHPGITKGEKKRICKLMDCRKLSVEACMHAVQNDRLPLRVVVQVLFFEQVRAAASSGSSTPDLPRGMARELRSCGTYVSSRSVPTVMEDEWEAVATEEEMRALKSEIAALKLQEDSGRKSMDKAGVTAISKMRSLIKSKIFGKKLQLQSKGGGEKNNGGGGGGSDSSESLGSMNAGEEAAKTATRSLTRRVSVS, encoded by the exons atgaagttcatGAAAATTAGTTCGAAGCCAGATTCGTTCAAAACTGATGGGAATAATGCTAG GTACGTGGAAAATGAACTGGCTAGTGACATTAGTGTCAATGTTGAtggatcaagattttgtttgcATAAG TTTCCTCTACTTTCGAAGTGTGCATGCCTACAAAAATTGCTCTCAAGCACGGACGAGGTTGATATCTCTGGTATTCCCGGCGGCCCAACTGCTTTTGAGACATGTGCAAAATTCTGTTATGGTATGACAGTAACGCTAAGTGCGTACAACGTTGTGGCCACCAGATGTGCAGCTGAGTATCTAGGTATGCATGAGGTAGTCGAGAAAGGTAACCTGATCTACAAGATTGATGTGTTCCTAAACTCAAGTCTCTTCCGTAGCTGGAAAGACTCCATCACTGTTCTTCAGACCACCAAACCGTTCTTACCGCTATCTGAGGATCTCAAATTGGTTAGCCTTTGCATTGATGCCATAGCCAGTAAGGTCTGTGTGGATGTTTCCCACGTCGAGTGGTCATATACTTATAACAGAAAGAAGCTTCCTGAAGAAATCAGCGGGGCGGATCAAATCAAGGCTAGAGAAGTTCCACATGATTGGTGGGTGGAGGATTTGTGCGAACTAGAGATTGATTATTACAAAAGGGTTATAATgaacatcaaaaccaaatacagactTGGTGGAAAAGTGATTGGAGAAGCTTTGAAAGCTTATGCTTATAGAAGATTATTGGGTTTTAACAAGGGTGTGATGGAGCAAGGAGATTTGTTGAAGCATAAGACAATCATAGAGACACTTGTTTGGTTGCTTCCAGCTGAGAAAGACAGTGTCTCCTGCGGTTTCATGCTTAAACTTCTCAAAGCAGTGACTATGGTTAACTCTGGAGAGCCGGTTAAGGAACAGCTTGTAAGAAGAATAGGACAGCAACTGGAGGAAGCTTCTATGGCTGAACTCTTGATAAAGTCGCATCAAGGAAGCGAAACATTGTACGATGTGGAGTTAGTGCAGAAGATAGTTATGGAGTTCATGAGAAGAGACCAAAACAGTGAGATAGAGGTTCAAGATGATGACGATGGGTTCGAAGTTCAGGAAGTAAGAAAACTACCCGGGATATTATCTGAAGCTTCAAAGCTGATGGTGGTTAAACTGATAGATAGCTACCTTACTGAAATTGCCAAAGATCCAAATCTTCCTGCATCTAAATTCATTGATCTTGCTGAGATTGTTACTAGCATCTCCAGACCCGCACATGATGGACTCTACCGTGCCATTGACATGTTTCTGAAG GAGCATCCAGGAATCACAAagggagaaaagaaaaggatatgCAAACTGATGGATTGCCGAAAACTATCGGTAGAAGCGTGTATGCATGCTGTGCAAAACGACAGGCTCCCATTACGAGTGGTTGTCCAAGTTCTCTTCTTTGAGCAAGTGAGAGCGGCTGCTTCATCTGGAAGCAGCACACCTGACTTGCCCAGAGGGATGGCAAGAGAGCTACGCAGCTGCGGGACCTACGTTAGCTCAAGATCAGTGCCAACGGTCATGGAAGACGAATGGGAAGCGGTTGCAACGGAAGAGGAGATGAGAGCATTGAAGAGCGAGATAGCCGCGCTGAAACTGCAGGAGGATAGTGGGAGGAAGAGCATGGACAAAGCAGGGGTCACAGCGATAAGCAaaatgagaagcttgataaAGTCCAAGATTTTTGGGAAGAAGCTGCAGTTGCAAAGcaaaggaggaggagagaagaacAATGGAGGAGGTGGGGGTGGGTCGGATTCGTCGGAGAGTCTTGGATCTATGAACGCTGGCGAAGAAGCTGCAAAAACCGCAACGAGAAGCTTGACTAGGAGggtttctgtttcttga
- the LOC104793198 gene encoding B3 domain-containing protein At2g33720-like: protein MDMAPISASNKTLVTLDLFPNDKTDDDPEDASDNKQTEENINLAPLRFMTDEEQREEVRHNVSTKLTLYTDPWTIKKTLNKSSIGYLNHLFLNGSIVLSDILRYLPISDKRVVEEGPGLAVDVYDEDTDTMHTLVLKKRPRCQSYILGSAWRREFVVRKDLKIGDVIGMYWDPYESKLHFCVLSRSPIQELI from the coding sequence ATGGATATGGCTCCCATTTCAGCGTCAAATAAGACTTTGGTCACCCTGGATCTGTTTCCGAATGACAAGACAGATGATGATCCGGAAGATGCGTCAGACAATAAGCAAACCGAAGAAAACATAAACCTGGCGCCGTTGAGGTTTATGACggatgaagaacaaagagaagagGTGCGCCACAATGTCTCAACAAAACTAACTCTCTACACCGATCCATGGACCATCAAGAAGACATTGAACAAAAGCAGTATTGGCTATCTAAACCATCTTTTTCTGAATGGAAGCATCGTGCTTAGCGACATTCTGAGATATCTCCCTATATCTGATAAAAGGGTAGTCGAAGAAGGCCCTGGATTAGCAGTCGACGTGTATGATGAAGACACTGATACTATGCACACTCTGGTTCTTAAGAAACGGCCCAGGTGTCAAAGCTATATTCTCGGCAGTGCATGGCGTAGGGAATTCGTCGTGAGAAAAGATTTGAAGATAGGCGATGTGATTGGAATGTATTGGGATCCTTATGAGTCGAAGCTTCACTTTTGTGTGCTTTCTCGTTCACCCATACAAGAGTTAATATGA